From Lysinibacillus sp. SGAir0095, the proteins below share one genomic window:
- a CDS encoding FusB/FusC family EF-G-binding protein, which translates to MHFITPEQFQFVKKQAKKVLNTYTTSKDQKVIQAIQALVQEEINTKITFSDIEQQLLLQPIFDIKSKEQLEQFLANIKQYVKPFKKPTETELKKLFPKDKKLKLPKLETYDWQETSYLSWFDSGTNRKYIVYREDGVLKGVRGTYSHSSKVGICTVCNQHAKVGMLLVSKKGADLGTYTKRGNYICEDSEFCNGSLSDLDKFTNFINNLM; encoded by the coding sequence ATGCATTTTATAACGCCAGAACAATTTCAATTTGTAAAAAAACAAGCCAAAAAAGTCTTGAACACATATACAACATCAAAAGATCAGAAGGTTATACAAGCAATTCAAGCTCTTGTCCAAGAAGAGATTAATACTAAGATAACCTTCAGTGATATTGAGCAACAGTTATTGCTGCAGCCTATCTTTGATATCAAATCAAAAGAGCAGCTAGAACAATTTTTAGCTAACATTAAACAGTATGTCAAACCGTTTAAGAAACCAACTGAGACGGAGTTGAAAAAGCTGTTTCCGAAAGATAAAAAGTTAAAGCTGCCGAAGCTTGAAACATACGATTGGCAAGAAACCTCCTATTTAAGTTGGTTCGATTCAGGGACAAATCGAAAATACATCGTATATAGAGAAGACGGTGTTTTAAAAGGTGTGCGCGGTACCTATAGCCATTCTTCTAAGGTAGGAATTTGTACGGTATGTAATCAGCATGCTAAGGTTGGCATGCTGTTAGTATCTAAAAAAGGCGCGGATTTAGGGACTTATACAAAGAGAGGGAACTATATCTGTGAAGATAGTGAATTTTGTAACGGATCTTTATCAGACTTAGACAAATTCACAAATTTCATAAATAACTTAATGTGA
- a CDS encoding Ger(x)C family spore germination C-terminal domain-containing protein, translating into MNESYVLGIGSRVRAKYPSYWGEEVKTSENWDEIYKEMDVQVQVDFKIKRTGMDWK; encoded by the coding sequence TTGAATGAATCGTATGTGCTTGGAATAGGATCAAGAGTAAGAGCGAAATATCCCAGTTACTGGGGAGAAGAAGTGAAGACATCTGAAAATTGGGATGAAATTTATAAAGAAATGGATGTTCAAGTGCAAGTAGACTTTAAAATCAAACGTACAGGTATGGATTGGAAATAG
- a CDS encoding TSUP family transporter, with product MFFDLDPSLIIILFLFGFLAAFIDSVVGGGGLISLPALMFTGLSPSAAVATNKLAGTMGSLTSTITFYRSGNIDFKSIAKIFPFVFLAAMFGAWVVHLMDPNVLKPLMLFMLAAVAVYTLIKKDWGSISTYKKLTTKKYIGFIILVAAIGFYDGFLGPGTGSFLMFAFLMIGFDFLKAAGNAKFLNFASNIGALIMFLFLGQINFAYGLTMGVAQIIGAICGSKFAISRGSGYVRILFIVVTVILLAKNAYDYFNN from the coding sequence ATGTTTTTTGATCTAGATCCGTCCCTTATTATTATTTTATTTCTTTTTGGTTTTTTAGCTGCATTTATAGATTCAGTGGTCGGTGGAGGCGGATTGATTTCTTTACCTGCATTAATGTTTACTGGTTTAAGCCCCTCTGCAGCTGTAGCAACAAATAAGCTTGCTGGTACAATGGGTTCTTTAACGAGTACCATCACATTTTACCGCTCAGGCAATATCGATTTTAAATCGATTGCTAAAATTTTCCCTTTTGTCTTTTTAGCCGCGATGTTCGGCGCATGGGTTGTACATTTAATGGATCCAAATGTATTAAAACCACTAATGCTCTTCATGCTAGCAGCAGTAGCTGTTTATACGCTAATTAAAAAAGATTGGGGTAGCATTTCTACCTATAAGAAACTAACTACCAAAAAATACATCGGTTTTATCATATTAGTCGCAGCCATTGGATTTTACGATGGTTTTTTAGGTCCTGGTACGGGGTCTTTTCTAATGTTTGCTTTTTTAATGATTGGTTTTGACTTCTTAAAAGCTGCTGGAAATGCTAAATTTTTAAATTTTGCCAGTAATATCGGCGCCTTAATAATGTTCCTTTTTTTAGGTCAGATTAATTTTGCCTATGGACTCACTATGGGTGTTGCCCAAATTATTGGCGCAATTTGTGGGTCAAAATTCGCCATTAGTCGGGGAAGTGGCTACGTTCGCATTTTATTTATTGTTGTGACTGTTATTTTACTAGCCAAGAACGCATATGATTATTTTAACAACTAA
- a CDS encoding GGDEF domain-containing protein — translation MTKTGEVVSNIGRIVKIVPSISPTLKNKEVDKLFTNNPDLRGIVVVHHEKPIAQITRTHFYQKIGTLYGYNLYMGRESKLLAKTSPLIVDFHQPITEVSKLAMERQEEDLYDDVIVTKDDRFMGVVSIRALLMEFVDIQVQIASFLNPLSKLPGNHLIEQKLTEILYLEKYSVLYFDLDHFKTYNDLYGFNKGDKVLLHLTDILKKNITQRGYFLGHIGGDDFMAILPKYQVDTMCEEIIKEFDETIPSFYDEKHLNDPNFKVKVRSGNMEKFTIMFLSIAVLTNERQKFDKIEEISNAVAAIKRNCKKVKGSCYIIDETDCLPQYIN, via the coding sequence ATGACGAAAACAGGTGAAGTAGTATCGAATATCGGACGAATAGTTAAAATCGTACCCTCTATTTCTCCAACTTTAAAAAATAAAGAAGTAGACAAATTATTTACTAACAATCCTGATTTACGTGGAATTGTAGTCGTACATCATGAAAAACCAATTGCTCAAATCACAAGAACACATTTCTATCAAAAAATTGGGACGTTATATGGTTATAATTTGTATATGGGTAGGGAAAGTAAATTGTTAGCCAAGACAAGTCCACTTATTGTTGATTTCCATCAGCCGATTACTGAGGTCAGTAAGCTAGCAATGGAAAGGCAAGAAGAGGATTTGTATGATGATGTTATCGTGACGAAGGATGACAGATTTATGGGTGTAGTTAGTATACGAGCACTGCTAATGGAGTTTGTTGACATTCAAGTACAAATTGCAAGCTTCCTTAATCCTTTAAGCAAATTGCCAGGGAATCATTTGATAGAACAAAAGCTGACGGAGATATTATATTTAGAAAAATACAGTGTCCTCTATTTCGATTTAGATCATTTTAAAACATATAATGACCTATATGGGTTTAATAAGGGAGATAAGGTACTTCTGCACTTAACCGATATTTTAAAGAAAAATATTACCCAACGAGGATATTTTCTGGGACATATTGGTGGAGACGACTTTATGGCCATTCTTCCGAAGTATCAAGTAGATACTATGTGTGAAGAGATTATTAAGGAATTTGATGAAACGATTCCAAGCTTTTATGATGAGAAACATTTAAATGACCCGAATTTTAAAGTAAAAGTGAGATCGGGGAATATGGAAAAGTTTACGATAATGTTTTTATCAATTGCTGTTTTGACAAATGAAAGGCAGAAGTTCGATAAAATCGAAGAGATATCGAATGCAGTAGCCGCTATTAAACGAAACTGCAAAAAGGTAAAGGGTAGCTGTTATATTATCGATGAAACGGATTGTTTGCCCCAATACATTAACTAA
- a CDS encoding BCCT family transporter has protein sequence MRSVFVKEVIKNPVFTIAALIILFLVVLGALFPVRFGEVASNIFDMTTRNFSWFYLLSVFVIILFLIFLAISKFGSIRLGGNEAKPDFSYITWISMLFSAGLGVGLVFWGVAEPMSHFFTTPTDDVEPLTTEAARLAMGYSFFHWGISQWSVYALMGLVMCYMQFNKKKDLLISTSLEPITGTNKGIKNLIDIFAVIATVMGVATSIGLGVLQTNGGLNAVFGLPINFLIQLSIIAIMFIGYMLSSTTGLQKGIKILSNVNMGLAILLLAFVFIMGPTVFILETFTLAVGDYISHFVEYSLRLQPYKEDTWVKDWTVFYWAWAISWSPFVGAFIARVSRGRTIREFIFGVLIVPPVISCFWIATFGGTALWYDLHQNTNIATLVNEDVTVALFQTLNNLPLSMIASVIGIILIFTFLITSADSATFIMASMTSNGAINPAVVTKLTWGILMAAISGVLLYAGGLDALQTASLIAALPFIFIVLLLGITLWKMLSKEMIPIKKHEIKRLKKMREHIERENEQKKLR, from the coding sequence ATGAGGAGTGTTTTTGTGAAAGAAGTTATAAAAAATCCGGTTTTTACAATCGCGGCATTGATCATACTATTTTTAGTCGTTTTAGGTGCATTGTTTCCGGTACGGTTTGGTGAAGTAGCTAGTAATATATTTGATATGACAACGCGTAATTTCTCATGGTTTTATTTACTTTCAGTTTTTGTCATTATTCTCTTCTTAATATTCTTGGCTATAAGTAAGTTTGGTTCGATTCGACTTGGTGGAAATGAAGCTAAACCCGATTTCTCATATATTACTTGGATTTCGATGCTGTTTTCAGCTGGTCTTGGAGTAGGATTAGTGTTCTGGGGTGTAGCTGAGCCAATGAGTCATTTTTTCACTACCCCAACCGATGATGTAGAACCTTTAACAACAGAGGCTGCTAGACTTGCCATGGGTTACTCCTTCTTCCATTGGGGGATCAGTCAATGGTCTGTTTATGCACTGATGGGTCTGGTTATGTGCTATATGCAATTTAATAAAAAGAAGGATTTACTTATCTCGACGTCATTAGAGCCCATTACAGGAACTAACAAAGGAATCAAAAATCTTATTGACATTTTTGCAGTTATTGCAACTGTCATGGGGGTTGCAACCTCTATTGGGCTTGGGGTTCTACAGACAAACGGCGGGTTGAATGCAGTTTTTGGTTTGCCTATTAATTTTTTAATACAGCTTTCTATTATTGCCATTATGTTCATTGGTTATATGCTATCATCTACGACCGGTTTACAAAAGGGAATCAAGATATTAAGTAACGTCAATATGGGGTTAGCGATTCTTTTACTCGCCTTTGTATTTATCATGGGTCCAACAGTATTTATTTTGGAAACTTTTACTTTAGCTGTGGGAGATTATATTTCTCATTTTGTTGAATATAGTTTGCGTTTACAGCCCTATAAAGAAGACACATGGGTGAAGGATTGGACTGTCTTTTATTGGGCATGGGCCATTTCTTGGTCACCGTTCGTTGGTGCATTTATTGCAAGGGTGTCAAGAGGTAGAACGATACGCGAATTCATTTTTGGTGTATTAATCGTACCACCAGTAATATCCTGTTTTTGGATTGCAACTTTTGGAGGTACAGCACTTTGGTATGATTTACATCAGAATACCAATATAGCTACATTAGTAAATGAAGATGTAACAGTGGCACTTTTTCAAACTTTAAATAATTTACCGCTATCTATGATTGCCTCCGTTATAGGGATTATTCTTATTTTTACTTTCTTAATTACATCGGCTGATTCCGCAACATTCATTATGGCTAGCATGACATCCAATGGTGCTATTAACCCGGCAGTTGTTACGAAATTAACATGGGGAATCTTAATGGCGGCAATATCAGGTGTATTATTATATGCAGGTGGATTAGATGCCTTACAAACAGCATCCTTGATTGCTGCACTGCCATTTATCTTTATAGTATTATTACTAGGGATTACATTATGGAAAATGCTTAGCAAAGAAATGATTCCAATTAAAAAGCATGAGATTAAACGATTAAAGAAAATGCGAGAACATATTGAGCGTGAGAACGAACAGAAGAAATTACGTTAG
- a CDS encoding DinB family protein produces MHQNKEEILMHYENSVEWVKNLDNLTEEQWKTPIAEGKWTIGEIIGHFPAWDQFILDNRLPYLFNNHALPKGPEVNELNHQSSLETKAKTKQEIISKYITVRRSLIIAINNIADELWENKIKIGQTTLTLTDYLQGFVEHDEHHFKQIQEVLGLNHK; encoded by the coding sequence TTGCACCAAAATAAGGAAGAAATCTTAATGCATTATGAGAATTCTGTCGAGTGGGTAAAGAATTTAGATAATTTAACAGAAGAGCAATGGAAGACCCCTATTGCAGAGGGGAAATGGACTATTGGCGAGATTATTGGTCATTTTCCGGCATGGGATCAATTTATTTTAGATAATCGTCTTCCTTATCTCTTTAATAATCATGCACTTCCGAAAGGACCGGAAGTAAATGAATTAAATCATCAGTCATCTTTAGAGACTAAAGCTAAGACGAAACAAGAAATAATCTCAAAATATATTACTGTTAGAAGAAGCCTGATCATTGCGATTAACAATATTGCAGATGAGTTGTGGGAAAACAAAATTAAAATAGGTCAAACTACTTTAACGTTAACAGACTATTTACAAGGCTTCGTTGAGCATGATGAACACCATTTCAAACAGATACAGGAAGTTTTGGGATTGAATCATAAATAG
- a CDS encoding PadR family transcriptional regulator, which translates to MNNLLDSLSTELRRGTLTLAVLSQLQTQQYGYSLVQSLEKSGIAIEQSTLYPLLRRLEKQELVRSIWDTSESRPRKYYILTDFGVEVFEKLKDEWIKNSKELYKLLEGDH; encoded by the coding sequence TTGAATAATTTACTGGATTCGTTAAGTACAGAGCTTAGAAGAGGCACATTGACTTTAGCGGTATTAAGCCAATTGCAAACACAACAATATGGTTACTCATTAGTGCAGTCGCTTGAAAAATCTGGAATAGCAATTGAACAAAGTACGTTATATCCGCTGCTTCGGAGATTAGAAAAGCAAGAACTAGTTAGAAGTATTTGGGATACTTCTGAATCCAGGCCAAGGAAATACTACATTTTAACGGATTTCGGTGTTGAGGTTTTCGAAAAGCTAAAGGACGAATGGATAAAAAATTCAAAAGAACTCTATAAATTATTGGAAGGGGATCATTAG
- the abc-f gene encoding ribosomal protection-like ABC-F family protein, producing the protein MKELLKLQNVTYENIDNILFKNVTGTVHSGDVIGIIGKNGAGKSTLLQTIAGSLPLSHGKIVWLQPQVTVEMVEQETEDFIVEYVDLEEAHLLAKWQVPLNEYSNLSGGERLKARLAKGFSKNAQLLLLDEPTNHLDESSTELLIERIKQYKGTIILVSHDRYFLDKVVTKVWSLEDQQLIEQKGNYTSYMKAREQRRLTQQREYEKQQQMIQTIEGQLNELSSWSQKAHAASTKQEGFKEYHRVKAKRTDAQIKSKRKRLEKELEKSKVEQVKPEYEVQFTLNANDKRGKRFLEVKGLKKALNNRTLFNNASFTIQHGEKVALVGPNGSGKTTLLKILMGELSADGGNVWISPSANIGYLTQEVFDLPLSKTPEELFYRNTFEERGKVQNLMKHLGFEVAAWKEPIQHMSMGERVKCKLMVYILEEKDVLILDEPTNHLDLPSREQLEETLSNYNGTLLIVSHDRYFLEKTTNSSLVIEEGSIYKQLKEKPAQIDTQEELLLTLETERQEVLGKLSFMTVKDANYTQLDARFNELTKQINVLKKNR; encoded by the coding sequence ATGAAAGAGCTTTTAAAATTGCAAAACGTCACATACGAAAATATTGATAACATTCTTTTTAAGAATGTGACCGGGACAGTGCATAGCGGAGATGTGATCGGAATTATTGGCAAGAATGGAGCAGGGAAATCTACCCTGCTACAAACGATTGCAGGGAGTCTCCCGTTGTCTCATGGAAAGATAGTCTGGCTACAACCACAAGTAACGGTAGAGATGGTCGAACAGGAAACAGAAGATTTTATAGTAGAATATGTGGATTTGGAAGAAGCTCACCTGTTAGCTAAGTGGCAAGTGCCTTTAAATGAATATAGTAATTTAAGTGGCGGGGAGAGACTAAAGGCAAGACTTGCAAAAGGTTTCTCAAAAAATGCACAACTTCTATTGCTGGATGAGCCAACCAACCATCTTGATGAAAGTTCTACCGAGTTGTTGATTGAGCGTATAAAACAATATAAGGGAACCATTATCCTTGTATCTCATGATCGCTATTTTTTGGATAAAGTTGTCACAAAGGTTTGGTCACTTGAGGATCAGCAATTGATCGAGCAGAAGGGAAATTATACGAGCTATATGAAAGCTCGAGAACAAAGAAGGCTCACTCAACAACGGGAGTACGAAAAGCAACAGCAAATGATTCAAACAATCGAAGGACAATTAAATGAGCTTTCCTCTTGGTCTCAAAAAGCACATGCTGCCTCGACAAAGCAAGAAGGTTTTAAAGAATACCATCGAGTAAAAGCAAAACGGACTGATGCACAAATAAAATCCAAAAGAAAACGTCTCGAAAAGGAATTAGAGAAGTCAAAAGTGGAACAAGTAAAGCCTGAATATGAGGTGCAGTTTACTTTAAATGCAAATGACAAGCGCGGGAAACGTTTTTTAGAAGTGAAGGGTCTAAAGAAAGCATTAAATAATCGGACATTATTTAATAATGCGAGCTTTACTATTCAACACGGTGAAAAGGTTGCATTGGTAGGACCAAACGGAAGTGGAAAAACGACTCTTTTAAAAATTCTAATGGGGGAACTATCAGCAGATGGTGGTAACGTATGGATCTCTCCATCTGCCAATATTGGATACTTAACGCAAGAAGTGTTTGACTTGCCACTTTCAAAGACACCTGAAGAACTATTCTATCGAAATACTTTTGAAGAACGAGGGAAAGTGCAAAATCTCATGAAGCACTTAGGCTTTGAAGTTGCTGCCTGGAAAGAACCGATTCAGCATATGAGTATGGGGGAACGAGTGAAATGTAAGCTAATGGTTTATATATTGGAAGAAAAAGACGTACTGATTTTAGACGAACCAACGAACCATTTAGACCTTCCATCTCGTGAGCAGTTGGAAGAGACGCTATCAAATTATAATGGGACACTACTTATTGTATCTCATGATCGCTATTTCCTTGAAAAAACAACAAATAGTAGTTTGGTGATTGAGGAAGGCAGCATTTATAAACAATTAAAAGAAAAGCCCGCCCAAATAGATACACAAGAAGAATTGCTATTGACGCTGGAAACGGAAAGGCAGGAGGTTCTTGGGAAATTAAGTTTTATGACTGTTAAAGACGCGAATTATACCCAACTAGATGCAAGGTTTAATGAACTCACTAAACAAATAAATGTGTTGAAAAAGAATCGATAA
- a CDS encoding CD3324 family protein, which yields MRYVNAHEILPEELLLEIQKYVQGDLIYIPKPEKERIQWGVLSGERQRLQKRNEQIKRHYQDGVALRELAEQYHLSIETIKKILYRKK from the coding sequence ATGCGTTACGTAAATGCACATGAAATTCTACCAGAAGAACTATTATTGGAAATTCAGAAGTATGTTCAAGGAGATTTAATCTATATTCCTAAGCCTGAAAAAGAACGTATTCAGTGGGGCGTCTTATCTGGTGAAAGACAACGACTGCAAAAGAGAAATGAACAAATAAAAAGGCATTATCAAGATGGAGTTGCGCTTCGGGAGTTAGCGGAGCAATACCATTTATCTATTGAAACCATAAAGAAAATCTTATATAGGAAAAAGTGA
- a CDS encoding EAL domain-containing protein, protein MNSVPYTREQTLNLFSYLKYLFNKRQDDLLYFKRYNELKKIMQNESLQTFFQPIVNLQTGETFGFEALNRPSQSQFFASVDNFYEFVGKTDRVFEFEMFCRNLSLKRYFANLNDTFRKEELSIFINIHPHVLLDKNYHCGDTLQQLNEIGIQPENVVFELTERSAVTDFQEFERVLSHYRSQGYRIAIDDVGSGYNSLKTLIFLKPEFIKLDRSLIQNIDESIPSQQLVSLIHDYAVQSNTKIIAEGIERAEEIKYLKRLGIQYAQGYALGRPNREIKLGELPSLA, encoded by the coding sequence ATGAATTCAGTACCATATACAAGAGAACAAACTCTTAATTTATTTTCCTATTTAAAATATTTATTTAATAAAAGACAAGATGATCTTTTGTACTTTAAGAGATATAACGAATTAAAGAAAATTATGCAAAATGAGTCCTTACAGACTTTTTTTCAGCCGATTGTTAATCTCCAAACAGGAGAGACATTTGGGTTTGAAGCATTAAATCGCCCTAGTCAATCGCAGTTCTTTGCAAGTGTTGACAATTTCTATGAGTTTGTTGGTAAAACCGATAGGGTATTTGAGTTTGAGATGTTTTGTCGAAATCTATCGTTGAAAAGATACTTTGCGAATTTAAATGATACATTTCGAAAAGAAGAGTTGTCTATATTTATCAATATCCATCCACATGTTTTACTAGATAAAAACTATCATTGCGGGGATACATTACAGCAATTGAATGAGATCGGAATTCAGCCGGAAAATGTAGTGTTCGAGTTAACTGAAAGAAGTGCGGTGACAGATTTTCAAGAGTTTGAACGGGTATTATCACATTATCGTTCACAAGGTTACAGAATAGCCATAGATGATGTTGGCTCAGGATACAATAGCTTAAAAACATTAATCTTCTTGAAACCTGAGTTTATAAAATTGGACCGTTCGCTCATTCAAAATATTGATGAAAGTATACCTAGCCAACAGTTGGTATCTTTAATTCATGATTATGCCGTACAATCTAATACAAAAATTATTGCAGAAGGCATTGAAAGAGCAGAAGAAATCAAATATCTCAAACGACTAGGCATACAATACGCCCAAGGCTATGCATTAGGTAGACCAAATAGAGAAATAAAATTGGGAGAATTACCGAGCTTAGCCTAG
- a CDS encoding VOC family protein — MNLNLVRVGTIYLPVKEVEAAAKWYEEKLSAELSYIDHTKAILNLADQSFFLVQSLPNESANFLDSNGEERFSVTFEVDGLETLHHIYEEFSRKQIQVGKIEDRGHTGRNFVFQDLDGNKFDVWSELSPKYKERLVGSENIGG, encoded by the coding sequence ATGAACTTAAACTTAGTTAGGGTAGGCACCATCTACTTGCCTGTAAAAGAAGTTGAGGCAGCTGCCAAGTGGTATGAAGAAAAATTAAGTGCAGAGTTATCTTATATCGATCATACAAAAGCGATTCTTAACTTAGCTGACCAAAGTTTCTTTCTAGTGCAATCTCTGCCTAATGAAAGTGCTAATTTTCTTGATAGTAATGGGGAAGAACGATTTTCGGTAACCTTTGAAGTGGATGGATTAGAAACTCTTCATCACATTTACGAAGAATTTAGCAGAAAACAAATACAGGTAGGAAAAATAGAGGATCGAGGGCATACTGGTAGAAACTTCGTTTTTCAGGATTTAGATGGCAATAAATTTGATGTTTGGAGCGAATTAAGTCCGAAATATAAAGAACGGCTTGTAGGAAGCGAAAATATTGGAGGCTAA
- a CDS encoding VOC family protein, with the protein MNRLNLLTLGVKDMHESLQFYRDGLGFEVVVYGEESSPDVIFFNNNGTKISLFPIERLAQDINEQQPPEIGTGFSGITLAYNGKSKEEVDDVFSLAEKAGAKIVKQPETVFWGGYSGYFQDPNGYYWEVAYGEMWEFDENEMLLIKKA; encoded by the coding sequence ATGAATCGTTTAAACTTACTTACTTTAGGAGTAAAAGATATGCATGAATCCCTTCAATTTTACAGGGACGGGTTAGGTTTTGAAGTAGTTGTTTATGGCGAGGAATCCAGCCCGGATGTAATATTCTTTAATAATAACGGGACAAAAATATCGTTATTTCCAATCGAAAGATTAGCTCAGGATATAAATGAGCAACAACCACCGGAAATAGGAACAGGCTTCAGTGGAATTACTCTAGCCTACAATGGTAAGTCAAAAGAAGAAGTAGATGATGTATTTTCACTGGCTGAAAAAGCAGGGGCCAAAATCGTTAAACAACCAGAAACAGTTTTTTGGGGTGGATATAGCGGTTATTTCCAAGATCCAAATGGTTACTATTGGGAGGTAGCTTACGGTGAAATGTGGGAATTTGATGAAAATGAAATGCTCCTAATAAAAAAAGCATAA
- a CDS encoding cytochrome P450: MENQMPKEEGIDHSIGLLKEGYHFILNRSDKLRSNVFETRLLGKKAICMLGEEAAQIFYDPQKFQRKDAAPNRIVQTLFGKNSVQTLDDEDHRNRKEMLMSVMTEEHLNHLYELTEMQWEQSIDKWSKTDSIIFYEEVKELLCNVAFKWIGYPIHANDVKKMTKELSAMFETAAAIGPNHWIGRTFRNQGEKTIQQLIQDTRDGKLKFPQNTVIHQFAFHKDSQGNLLDVETVTVEIMNMLRPIVAISIYINFSLLALLENPEEKEKLQSYHDYSKLFVQEVRRFYPFFPFVAAKVKSDFMWNGYEFKEGTLTLLDLYGTNHDPVKWEDPQKFNPERFAHWVGSPFSFIPQGGGDYYLGHRCAGEQITIDIMKVSLDYLVNRMEFTVPEQDLGYEIDDIPSIPKSKIILEQIIRSRNH; encoded by the coding sequence ATGGAAAATCAAATGCCAAAAGAAGAAGGAATCGATCATAGTATCGGACTTTTAAAGGAGGGCTATCACTTTATTCTGAACAGAAGTGATAAGCTCCGGTCCAATGTTTTTGAGACAAGACTATTAGGTAAAAAAGCTATCTGTATGCTTGGAGAAGAAGCAGCACAAATCTTTTACGATCCACAAAAATTTCAAAGAAAAGATGCAGCACCTAATCGAATCGTTCAAACATTATTTGGAAAAAACAGTGTGCAAACCTTAGATGATGAGGATCATCGAAATCGGAAAGAGATGCTAATGTCTGTCATGACAGAAGAGCATTTAAATCATTTATATGAGCTGACAGAGATGCAGTGGGAACAATCCATCGATAAATGGAGCAAGACGGACTCGATCATTTTCTACGAGGAAGTAAAAGAGTTGCTTTGTAATGTAGCGTTTAAATGGATAGGCTATCCAATACACGCAAATGATGTGAAGAAAATGACCAAAGAGCTCTCTGCCATGTTCGAAACTGCTGCAGCAATTGGTCCAAATCATTGGATAGGTAGAACGTTCCGAAATCAGGGCGAAAAAACAATTCAACAACTCATTCAAGATACTCGAGACGGTAAATTAAAATTCCCACAAAACACAGTAATCCATCAATTTGCATTTCATAAGGATTCACAAGGTAACTTATTAGATGTGGAAACGGTGACAGTGGAAATCATGAACATGTTAAGACCGATAGTCGCTATTTCAATCTATATTAACTTCTCTCTTCTGGCACTGCTCGAAAACCCCGAAGAAAAAGAGAAATTACAGTCATATCATGACTACTCTAAACTCTTTGTGCAAGAGGTAAGAAGATTTTACCCATTCTTTCCGTTTGTAGCTGCTAAAGTAAAATCAGATTTTATGTGGAATGGCTATGAGTTTAAAGAAGGCACGTTAACATTGCTGGACCTTTATGGTACCAACCATGATCCAGTTAAGTGGGAAGACCCGCAAAAGTTCAACCCAGAACGTTTTGCTCATTGGGTGGGTAGTCCATTTAGCTTTATTCCACAGGGTGGAGGAGATTATTATTTAGGCCATCGCTGTGCAGGGGAACAGATAACCATTGATATAATGAAGGTTAGTCTTGATTATTTAGTGAATCGAATGGAATTTACAGTGCCAGAACAGGATCTGGGCTACGAAATTGATGATATCCCGAGTATCCCCAAAAGCAAAATCATTCTAGAACAAATCATCAGAAGCCGAAATCACTAA
- a CDS encoding YfiT family bacillithiol transferase, giving the protein MDVRYPIGKFEKPDIMTDELIVEWIQTISSYPLRLKAMVESLNEEEQQLTYREGAWTIKQLVHHIADAQVNMYTRIKLALTEENPTIKPFEENAWANLEDSNLPMISSVQIIEGLHARLAYLLEQLNKEQLEQKYTHPDTGIQTVLSTLAFSVWHINHHLAHIQNALATRTT; this is encoded by the coding sequence ATGGATGTAAGATATCCAATTGGAAAATTTGAAAAACCTGATATTATGACGGACGAATTAATAGTAGAATGGATTCAAACTATTTCTTCCTACCCTTTGAGGTTAAAGGCGATGGTAGAATCATTAAACGAAGAAGAACAACAGCTCACTTATCGAGAAGGAGCATGGACAATTAAACAGCTCGTTCACCATATTGCTGATGCACAAGTAAATATGTATACGCGAATTAAACTGGCATTAACAGAAGAAAATCCAACGATTAAGCCCTTTGAAGAAAATGCGTGGGCAAATTTAGAGGATTCTAACCTGCCAATGATTTCGTCCGTACAGATAATTGAAGGATTACATGCACGGTTAGCTTATTTATTGGAACAGCTAAATAAGGAACAATTAGAACAAAAGTATACGCATCCGGATACGGGTATACAAACAGTTCTATCCACATTGGCTTTCAGTGTTTGGCACATAAATCACCATCTTGCACATATACAAAATGCTTTGGCAACTAGAACTACATAA